actatatatataataatattatattaatattaaatttcttgggtgagataatggtattgtggttattCAGAGATTATCTTGTTCATAGGAGAAAAATGTCAAAGTATTAGGGGTGATGTGTCATGATATCTACAACTGACTTtcaaaatgttcagaaaaattGAGTAGAGAACTAAAGCACATGTGCAAAGTGTTAACAAATGATGGGTCTAGGTGAAGGGTATACAGAGAGTGACTGTACTATTTTTCACCTCTTCCGTAAGTTTGgcacttttgaaaataaaaaattgggaaaaataaaaccgaacaaaattattctttaaattttttattacatatgcCCATTTCAGCAGTATTGAAATATAGGTTTCCTATACCCACAATCCTTTTATAGATTCTACATATGAAATGCTGAATGAATGCTACAAATTATAACAATCAAAATTTCCAACAAAGTACTTTAGGAAGACAGAATACATAAGAATTATGATGTTAAATTTCGAGTACAAGTATGAAACAAGAATACAGGATATTGGTGATGCTAATATTCAAAATGAGTTTTCCCTGGTGCCTAAATTCTTGGCTCCCCTCCTACCTAAAACCTAGGGAAGTattcattatgtatataaaattttaagtacagAATTCTTAAAACACCAGTTGGATGTTGAGTTGCATGATTCTCTTTACAGGTACAATTTATTCCTCAGCAAACTGTAAGCCATTGAAAAAGTAACTCCATAGCCAACAAAAAAGCCCAAAGCCCTGTTTGGCTGGGGAAGGGGTGTCAAATACGCAATTGTGTGGTAGATTCGTGCTCCAACAAAGAGTCTGAAGTGCAGGAGGGCTGTAGAAAGATCTGGACCACTCAGGGAATACAGAAGGCCAATACCAAGAAATGGAACAATATTTTCAAGGTCATTCAGGTGGGCCCTGTGGAAAAAGATGACTATTAAAGACACTAATTTCAAAAGCAGCAGAAATATACTCCCATTTCCCTGtcttctaaaactgaaaataaatgctAATGGATCTTTAAATTGCAAAgtaagattcatttttttctctcagactGCCTGGCTTCCTTACCCGCTTGACTTTTATTTAGAATGtctcattatttttgtttcttttttatttttagtgcttgTTTAAACATAACAGACATGGTAGTTTGTAATTTCTAGATATCAAAACTACATCTATCTAATAAAATGTgctccatttttataaatatgaagtaTCTTCTCTTCTGAGGTTCATAACAATTAGTAATTCAAGATTCTTCCTATAAAAACACTTTTTCCCCCCGGAGGAAGAAAACCATTTCGATGATGACCTTTCTTAAGATTCGAAGATGACCTTTCACTTCTGCTACACTACGAAAATGGTTATTCGTGAGTCCTTGCCAAATCAAACCACTAGGATGTCAAGAATTAATTTACCAATTAGTATCAAGAATCTTAACGTCCAAATAACAGAACACACAACTAGCCTTTCAAATATGGGTAAAGTCTGGGCCAACCTATCTTCAAAATGCCAAAGGAAGTAGTTAATCATGATGGTGCAAAAGTACAAAGTATACACAAAAATGATggctgaaagagaaagagaggttttctaaattttatctttataccaCAGCTAGTAGAAAACAAAAGGCATGGTTTAGCCACAGTTTTGCTCCAATCTATGAAACCTCGGGTCTCTCAGGCTAGGACTGTTAATACAAGGCACATCGATTATTGacttgccatttttaaaaaagcttaattttaaaatatgatgtcCCTTTTAAAGtctacaaaattacaaaatattttagaatctaAGCTAGGAATGGGGATTTTGATGGAGTTTGTCAGCTACGGATACATATTTCACAATGAaacatatttctgttttctgttactGTCTTTTTAGCAGAAAATATAACTATTTCCTATTGCCTGCTCAGTGATCACCAttatcctctttcttttcctttctcctgtttTCCTACATTATCTTTAACTTTGCCCGACGAAGCTGATCACTGCACGAAGAGTTGAAGAGAGCAACAGCAATGTAGATAAGTAACGGTTCGAAAGGCTTAGACAAAGAAGTACCTGCCCCTGAATaaaagcaaagacagaaagacaggaagcaaagagagaaagatatgAATGTCCCTGTGCCCTCTCTTTCATCAAACAACCCCAAGGCTACTGAGAATAAGGTGGGCAAGAGAAGACAGGCAATACCATTTTCTACTAAAGAAGGGCCCGCTTCCTCAATTACACCACGTGCATTTGTTTTGGTCCTCTGAATTCTCCTGCAGGACTGCAGGGATTATCCTCACCGCCAACCTTGGGCCTGTTAGTGTTCTCCTTCCCAACAGGCTAAAAGGTCAGAAATTTTAAAGTGGAGGAAGAAATTATCATAGGGACAGACCCTCCGGAAAACAATATCTACTTCTAAGCCCATATCAAGCAATTGACAAATAGAATGCAATGTTATAGCGGAGAAGACGTCAAGGACAATAGAAAGACATGgggcagaggaaaggaagggtggggcaggggttcctttgacttttctggctcctccatttttttttttgtggcctcactctctctctatcttatttctccttttcaattctctttctctttcttcagccCTCAAAAGGTTCTCACAGATAACACTCCTCATGGTCCTAGTACAGATAGACCCTCATGCTCTGTGCTAACGCAAGCCATCGTATGTGCTGTTCTCTTTAGACCCTGTTCCAGGCATACCCTTCCTCAGCTCTCCCAGTGAGAACCTGCCCTAGTTCAATATCACCCTCTTCCGCTTCAACCCTTCCCTCTGTGCAAACAAAAGACCCCTTCCGAGAGTGGCAGCTTCCTTCACTTTAGTGCCATTTATAGACAGCTGTCAAAAAACCTATTACCAAGTGGATATCAGTCTTCTTGAGTGACCACTTTCTCCCTGAGCCTatctcctcccccccccagacTCCATGTTCCCACTTCTCTCTCCTTTGGACCGGTGCCCGTTGGCACACGTGTGCTGTGTGACAGGCCCTCCCACCAGCTCTGTGCTCATGATGTCACAGCCACACCTCATCCCCTCAGATCAGAATCACTCGGATCTCAGCACCCACCTGACCTGGAACAGAGCTGCTACACGCATCTAGGAATTGTCAGGGAGCTGACAAAAGGAGCTCCACACCGGATTTCTCTCTCCTGACTCCCTCATCTCAGCCAAAGCTCTTCTCTCTCAGCGTCCCGCAGTGTGTCCAAATCCCCAAAATGGAATTTTCCCAAACTGATGTgatttctcctctcctcttcctctttccaaaTCCTAATATTCTTCAAGGTCTTCCTTCATGAAATACTCCTAAACATCCTAGGAACTTATACTTTGTGCCCCGCCACTTTAACATGTAACGGAGCACTGCTTCGTATGATTCTCTAATTGCTACATGCATgttggtcttattttcagggggagCGTTATAAACCCAGGAACCCAGTCTTACAGCTCTTTGGTAGCATCCCAAGGGAAGTGACAGCTGATACATACATGATGAAATCTCCATGAATGCTTTGTTTATGCACTGGGGCTACAGGGATGTCATCTAGTTCAACCCCtagcccaggcgtcctcaaactatggcccgtgagccacatgcgggtgtttttgtccgtttgtttttttacttcaaaataagatatgtgcagtgtgcataggaatttgttcatagtctttttaaactatagtccggccctccaacagtctgagggacagtgaactggccccctgtttaagaagtctgaggacccctgctagccGATGCTCGTTTCTTGAAAGAATCCCCAGCAAGTGTCACTTAGATTCCAACAAATGCTCTCAGTGAAGGAGTATTCTCTACATTAGAAGGCAGTGTATTCTAAGCGTCTCTCCTTTCCCTAATACCAAGCCCTAgccttatttttgtc
This Microcebus murinus isolate Inina chromosome 10, M.murinus_Inina_mat1.0, whole genome shotgun sequence DNA region includes the following protein-coding sequences:
- the MGST1 gene encoding microsomal glutathione S-transferase 1, with the protein product MADLTQLMENEVFMAFASYATIILSKMMFMSTATAFYRLTRKVFANPEDCAGFGKGENAKKYLRTDDRVERVRRAHLNDLENIVPFLGIGLLYSLSGPDLSTALLHFRLFVGARIYHTIAYLTPLPQPNRALGFFVGYGVTFSMAYSLLRNKLYL